A stretch of DNA from Brevibacterium sp. CBA3109:
CGAGGACGGCGGCGAAGGCGTCCTGGTTCTCATAGCCGGGTCCCGGGGGTGAGATGAGGACGAGCCAGAACACGAGCGTCGCCAGGATCTGGAGTCCGAAACCGGTGATGACGGCCTTGCGGGCAGCCTTGAAACCGTAGACCTCACTGATCACATCGCCGAGGATGTAGGCGATGGGGAACAGGAAGGCACCGCCGTCGGTGACGATGGGTCCGAAGCCGATGACCTTCGTCGCGGAGATGTTGGAGATGATGAGCACCGCGGAGAACACGGCCAGAATCACCGCATAGTAGCGTCCTCGGGAGGAGGCGAAGGCCGCCAGTCTGCCCGCAGCGCTCAGCGCCTCCGGGCCTCCAGTGCTCGGCTCGTCCGAGCCCTCAGGCTTCGGCACCTTCTTCGACAACAGTGATTTCCTTCCCTCCGGTGATGGCCAGCAGCTGCTCATACGTCAGCGGCATCATCGAATTCGGTGTGCCGGCCGCAGCCCAGAGAACAGGATAGTCCTTCAGCGCCACGTCGACATACGTGGGGATCTCCTGCGGATGCCCGCATGGGGCGACCCCGCCGATGACCTGACCCGTCGCGGTGCGCACCAGATCCTTATCGGCCCGGTCGAGGGAGCTCAGCCCGATGAGTCCGGCCACGAAGTCGGTGTCCACGCGGTGGCGACCGGAGGTCATGATGAGCACCGGTTGGCCCTCGGAGGAGAAGATCAGGCTGTTCGCGATCGCTCCGACGTCGACACCGACCTTCTCCGCCGCCGAGGCTGCGGTGGGGGTGGCATCGGTGAAGAGTCTGATCTGTGGTTCGATTCCATTGGCTTCTAGGACCTGGGAGACCGCCGCATGGTTGCGGTGCTCCTTCGGCTCGGCGGGCTCTGCGGCTGGTTCTTCTGCGTCCGTTTCTTCCACGG
This window harbors:
- a CDS encoding queuosine precursor transporter, which encodes MSKKVPKPEGSDEPSTGGPEALSAAGRLAAFASSRGRYYAVILAVFSAVLIISNISATKVIGFGPIVTDGGAFLFPIAYILGDVISEVYGFKAARKAVITGFGLQILATLVFWLVLISPPGPGYENQDAFAAVLGFYPRIVAASLVGYFFGQLLNSYVLVAVKKRMGEQKLWVRLLTSTGVGEFVDTLLFCVIAFAGVIPGLDFINYIVFGFVYKVAVEVILMPVTYRVIKLVKKHEPSYELPGGSEAA